The Rhizobium brockwellii genome window below encodes:
- a CDS encoding O-antigen translocase, whose translation MTLRMTPPGSQTYTEILRSTILMGGASLVNVALSIVRNKAMAVLLGPEGIGLMGLYSSIVDIAASIAGLGVGGSGVRQVAEAAGTGDAARIAQSATVLRRISVVLALLGALLLAATAYPVSRFTFGDFQHVGGIVLLSLAVFFRLVSAGQSALIQGLRGIADLARINVIAGLFGTAVSIPLIYLFGVQAIAPSLVVIAAASILPTWWYSRRIFPHPSPMPTRQFSREVSALLRLGFVFMASGLLTFGAAYAIRIIVLKEGGVMAAGLYQAAWGLGGLYAGFILQAMGTDFYPRLTATIDNNAECNRLVNEQAEISMLLAGPGLLGTLTLAPLMMSLFYSAEFHGAVELLRWICLGMMLRIISWPMGFIVVAKRTQAIFFWTEVAAAVVHVGLAWLFVSLLGTRGAGMAFFGLYVWHSILIYVIVRKLTGFRWSAANRRHALLFLPASGLVFLMFSILPLWPATVIGFVAVVLCGLYSLRMLIDLLPPESVPAAIRGWITKSA comes from the coding sequence ATGACTTTGCGCATGACCCCACCCGGCAGCCAAACCTACACTGAGATCCTCAGGTCGACGATTCTGATGGGTGGCGCTTCGCTCGTAAACGTCGCACTCAGCATTGTCAGAAACAAGGCGATGGCCGTCTTGCTCGGGCCGGAAGGCATTGGGCTTATGGGCCTTTATAGCTCGATTGTCGATATCGCGGCGTCTATCGCGGGTCTGGGCGTCGGCGGCAGTGGCGTGCGTCAAGTCGCGGAGGCAGCCGGCACTGGCGACGCAGCGAGGATTGCCCAGTCGGCGACCGTACTGAGACGCATATCGGTGGTGCTGGCGCTGCTTGGCGCGCTTCTTCTCGCAGCAACGGCATATCCTGTCTCACGTTTCACTTTCGGTGATTTCCAGCACGTCGGTGGCATTGTGCTGCTGTCGCTCGCCGTTTTCTTCCGGCTGGTGTCTGCGGGACAGAGCGCATTGATCCAGGGCCTTCGCGGCATTGCGGATCTTGCTCGCATCAACGTGATTGCCGGGCTCTTCGGCACAGCCGTGAGCATCCCGCTGATCTACCTGTTCGGGGTCCAGGCGATCGCACCGTCGCTCGTGGTCATTGCAGCTGCCTCAATCCTTCCGACCTGGTGGTACAGCCGGCGGATCTTCCCGCATCCCTCGCCAATGCCGACGCGCCAGTTCAGCCGGGAGGTGTCGGCGCTGCTCCGGCTCGGTTTCGTCTTCATGGCAAGCGGGCTTCTGACCTTCGGTGCGGCCTATGCCATCCGCATCATCGTGCTGAAGGAGGGCGGCGTCATGGCGGCCGGGCTGTATCAAGCGGCCTGGGGCCTCGGCGGTCTATACGCGGGTTTCATCCTGCAGGCCATGGGAACGGATTTCTATCCGCGCCTGACTGCAACGATCGACAACAATGCCGAATGCAATCGGCTGGTCAATGAACAGGCAGAAATCAGCATGCTGCTGGCTGGCCCCGGTTTGCTCGGCACGCTGACGCTCGCGCCGCTCATGATGAGCCTGTTCTATTCAGCGGAATTTCATGGGGCAGTCGAGCTTCTGCGCTGGATCTGCCTTGGAATGATGCTGCGGATTATTTCCTGGCCGATGGGTTTCATCGTCGTGGCGAAGCGTACGCAGGCGATTTTCTTCTGGACGGAGGTTGCGGCGGCAGTCGTGCATGTAGGGCTTGCCTGGCTCTTCGTATCGCTGCTCGGTACGCGCGGAGCCGGCATGGCGTTTTTTGGCCTCTATGTCTGGCACAGCATCCTGATCTATGTGATCGTGCGCAAGCTGACCGGGTTTCGCTGGTCCGCCGCCAATCGCAGACACGCGCTGCTTTTTTTGCCCGCATCGGGACTGGTGTTCCTGATGTTCTCGATTTTGCCGCTATGGCCGGCGACGGTGATTGGCTTTGTCGCCGTCGTTCTCTGCGGGCTCTATTCGCTGCGCATGCTGATCGACCTGCTTCCGCCGGAGTCCGTGCCAGCAGCCATCCGCGGATGGATCACGAAATCAGCATAA
- a CDS encoding acyltransferase, producing MSVNRAGEARLVRAVHGRHERPADPGYQTGLVEELRQSYGRAGLIDLYGRFATGDGVVDTLMRKAIWQAIARSCGTGLQVAGGAGFKHPETFEIGNGVFIGAQAYIQGRFDGTCVIGDNVWIGPMAYFDARDLVIEDSVGWGPGAKVLGSTHTALPLDVPIIRTDLEIRPVRICAEADIGTNATILPGVTIGKGAIVGAGAVVVSDVEPYSVAAGVPAKFIRWRSDNDPMTNMLREGRS from the coding sequence ATGTCAGTTAACCGCGCCGGCGAGGCTCGACTGGTGCGGGCGGTCCATGGTCGCCATGAACGGCCGGCAGATCCTGGCTACCAAACTGGGTTGGTCGAAGAGCTCAGGCAATCATACGGGCGCGCTGGCCTGATAGACCTCTATGGTCGTTTCGCCACAGGCGACGGGGTCGTCGACACTCTGATGCGCAAAGCCATCTGGCAAGCGATCGCGCGGAGCTGCGGCACGGGATTGCAGGTTGCGGGCGGCGCCGGTTTCAAACATCCGGAAACGTTTGAAATCGGCAATGGCGTGTTCATCGGCGCTCAGGCCTATATCCAGGGACGCTTCGACGGCACTTGCGTGATCGGCGACAATGTCTGGATCGGGCCGATGGCCTATTTCGACGCTCGCGATCTCGTGATCGAGGATTCTGTCGGGTGGGGGCCTGGCGCCAAGGTGCTTGGCTCGACCCACACGGCACTGCCCTTGGATGTGCCGATCATTCGCACGGATCTTGAAATCAGGCCGGTACGAATCTGTGCAGAGGCCGACATCGGAACGAATGCGACCATTCTTCCCGGCGTGACCATCGGGAAGGGGGCGATCGTTGGAGCGGGGGCAGTTGTCGTTTCCGACGTCGAGCCGTACTCAGTCGCCGCAGGTGTACCTGCAAAATTCATACGTTGGCGTTCGGATAATGATCCGATGACGAACATGTTGCGTGAGGGAAGATCATGA
- a CDS encoding polysaccharide biosynthesis/export family protein, with protein sequence MYMNLLRLRRPPRVSFRATSVISALVLLAGAVSPALADSAPLAPQTRIRLTIVQWIPSKGQFERWDGIGGDYTVSDAGVVSLPFLGSLSVGNLDNEELTSEIGKRLQAKMGLAQAPAVTIDILDYPSIYVVGDVVAPGEYKFRSGLSVLQSLAMSGGPLRAAALQQSQTIRLAGDLREIDHSLLRSSAKLARLQTEMAGAKEIVFDQPPAADRQYAESLYQEERVIFKARANALDKQSVALAELRNLLTAEIDTLEEKLKGSDDNIQSVEEQLTSVKTLVQKGLTITSRQMDLERLLTTYRSDRLDLVTAIMRGRQAINETTRNLEGLSDTRRSEVASEVQAEKANLDQLKLKRDTTQQLLLEDLSNGANVNSRVEELPLTFLVNRRDKGEVNQFQASETTELAPGDVIRVSRARIADAPPEDAAALPVQTEAHVSQVSR encoded by the coding sequence ATGTACATGAATCTATTGCGCCTGCGCCGCCCCCCTCGCGTGTCCTTTCGTGCGACGTCTGTCATCAGCGCACTCGTCCTGCTTGCCGGAGCAGTGTCGCCAGCTCTCGCCGATAGCGCCCCCTTGGCTCCACAAACGAGAATCCGCCTGACGATCGTCCAATGGATACCGTCCAAGGGACAGTTTGAACGATGGGATGGGATTGGAGGCGACTATACGGTCTCGGATGCGGGTGTGGTCTCCCTGCCCTTTCTGGGGTCGCTGTCGGTCGGAAATCTGGACAATGAGGAACTAACTAGCGAGATCGGCAAGCGCCTTCAGGCAAAGATGGGTCTGGCCCAGGCACCTGCAGTGACCATCGACATTCTCGACTATCCCTCTATTTACGTCGTCGGAGACGTAGTGGCGCCGGGAGAATACAAGTTTCGCTCCGGCCTCAGCGTCCTGCAGTCCCTGGCGATGAGCGGCGGCCCGTTGCGGGCTGCGGCACTGCAGCAATCGCAGACGATCAGGCTTGCCGGGGATTTGCGGGAAATCGACCATTCGCTGCTGCGCAGCTCGGCAAAGCTCGCGCGTCTGCAAACTGAAATGGCCGGCGCGAAGGAGATCGTCTTCGATCAGCCGCCCGCTGCCGATCGGCAATATGCCGAGAGTCTCTACCAGGAGGAGCGGGTCATTTTTAAGGCCCGTGCAAACGCACTGGACAAGCAGTCGGTGGCTCTCGCCGAATTGCGCAATCTATTGACGGCGGAAATCGATACACTGGAAGAAAAGCTGAAAGGCTCGGATGACAATATTCAATCGGTCGAAGAGCAACTGACGAGCGTGAAGACGCTGGTCCAGAAGGGCCTCACGATCACTTCACGCCAGATGGATCTGGAACGATTGCTCACCACCTATCGCTCCGACCGGCTCGACCTCGTGACGGCCATCATGCGGGGCCGCCAGGCGATCAACGAGACGACGCGAAATCTCGAGGGACTTTCCGACACTCGCCGTAGCGAGGTCGCTTCCGAGGTGCAGGCTGAAAAAGCCAATCTCGATCAGCTCAAATTGAAGCGTGACACCACGCAACAACTGCTTCTCGAAGACCTGTCGAACGGCGCCAACGTGAATAGCCGCGTTGAAGAACTCCCCCTGACATTCCTCGTGAACCGGCGGGACAAGGGAGAGGTCAATCAATTCCAGGCCTCCGAAACGACCGAGCTAGCACCGGGCGACGTGATCAGGGTAAGCCGGGCCCGCATCGCCGATGCGCCGCCCGAAGACGCCGCTGCGCTGCCTGTTCAGACAGAGGCGCATGTCAGTCAGGTAAGCCGGTGA
- a CDS encoding NAD-dependent epimerase/dehydratase family protein yields MRDKRVLITGGAGLIGSHIADLVALEKPREIIVLDNFVRGRRDNLSSAIVSAPVKIIDGDIRDRALLAKVFEGVDIVFHQAAIRITQCAEEPRLAFDVLAEGTFNVLEAAVKAGVSKVVAASSASVLGLAESFPTTEAHHPYNNRTIYGAAKTFNEGLMRSFAEMYGLRYVALRYFNVYGPRMDVYGAYTEVLIRWMERLMAGMPPLIYGDGSQTMDFVDARDIARANILAAKSDVTDEVFNVASGKEISLLELAKMLSDIMGSSLEPQHKEARTVNGVTRRLADISKAERLLGFKAEISMEQGLRDLVAWWQMQTDAGGQAA; encoded by the coding sequence ATGAGAGACAAACGGGTGCTCATTACCGGCGGTGCCGGTCTGATCGGCTCGCATATTGCCGATCTTGTCGCATTGGAAAAACCTCGCGAGATCATCGTCCTAGACAATTTCGTGCGCGGGCGCCGGGACAATCTCAGCTCGGCCATAGTCAGCGCGCCTGTTAAGATCATCGACGGAGATATTCGTGACAGAGCGCTTCTGGCAAAAGTCTTCGAAGGCGTCGACATCGTCTTTCATCAGGCAGCCATCCGCATCACGCAATGCGCCGAAGAGCCACGACTGGCTTTCGATGTATTGGCCGAAGGCACGTTCAATGTTCTCGAAGCTGCCGTAAAGGCAGGTGTGTCGAAGGTCGTCGCTGCCTCTTCTGCCTCTGTGCTGGGCTTGGCCGAGAGCTTTCCGACCACCGAAGCGCATCATCCGTACAATAACCGGACGATCTACGGCGCGGCGAAAACATTCAACGAGGGGCTGATGCGTAGCTTTGCGGAGATGTACGGCCTGCGCTATGTCGCGCTCCGTTACTTCAACGTCTATGGGCCGCGCATGGACGTTTACGGCGCCTATACGGAAGTTCTGATCCGTTGGATGGAACGTCTGATGGCCGGAATGCCGCCCCTCATCTATGGGGATGGCAGCCAGACGATGGACTTCGTCGATGCACGCGACATCGCCCGCGCAAACATTCTGGCCGCGAAAAGCGATGTCACGGACGAAGTGTTCAACGTCGCGAGCGGCAAGGAAATAAGCCTGCTGGAACTCGCGAAGATGCTGAGCGACATTATGGGTTCCTCACTCGAACCGCAGCACAAAGAGGCCCGCACGGTCAACGGCGTAACCCGTCGTCTTGCCGATATCAGCAAGGCCGAACGGCTCCTCGGCTTCAAGGCGGAGATCTCTATGGAGCAAGGACTTCGTGATCTCGTCGCCTGGTGGCAAATGCAGACCGACGCAGGGGGACAGGCTGCATGA
- a CDS encoding DegT/DnrJ/EryC1/StrS family aminotransferase, giving the protein MSSSQLTIPVAKPVLGEEEADAARRVILSGWVTQGPEVAAFEREFAAFVGAAHACAMSNCTTALHLALKAVGISAGDEVVTVSHSFIATANAVRYCDAVPVFVDIEADGYNIDPSLIEAAITPRTKAILCVHQLGMPCDLRPIVEIGKRHQIPVIEDAACATGSEILWDGRWEKIGKAHGDIACFSFHPRKVVTTGDGGMLTTANPEYDRKFRLWRQHGMSVTDAVRHGSKQVIFEDYDELGYNYRMTDLQAAVGREQLRRLPDLVAQRRLLAEQYCERLSTIAGLSLPAEPRWARSNWQSFCVRLPDTVDQRAVMQSLLDQGISTRRGVMNIHLEKAYSGENSYRAATSLVRSVSAQQQTIILPLYAQMTVSDLDRVVEALRAAVAEATVGAASVQRAVEVAVA; this is encoded by the coding sequence ATGAGCTCATCTCAATTGACAATTCCGGTCGCCAAACCCGTCCTCGGGGAGGAAGAGGCCGACGCTGCGCGCCGCGTTATTCTGTCGGGATGGGTGACCCAGGGGCCGGAAGTCGCGGCTTTCGAGCGTGAATTCGCCGCCTTCGTGGGCGCCGCGCATGCTTGCGCCATGTCCAATTGCACGACAGCGTTGCATCTGGCCTTGAAGGCAGTCGGCATATCCGCCGGTGATGAAGTCGTCACGGTCAGCCATTCTTTCATCGCGACCGCAAACGCGGTTCGGTATTGCGATGCGGTGCCTGTTTTCGTCGACATCGAGGCCGACGGTTACAATATCGACCCCAGCCTGATCGAAGCAGCCATCACGCCCCGCACCAAGGCAATCCTATGCGTGCATCAACTCGGCATGCCTTGCGATCTCCGCCCGATCGTGGAGATCGGCAAGCGCCACCAGATACCGGTTATCGAAGATGCAGCCTGTGCGACCGGAAGCGAAATCCTGTGGGACGGCCGTTGGGAAAAGATCGGCAAAGCGCATGGCGATATTGCCTGTTTCTCCTTCCATCCCAGAAAGGTCGTCACGACTGGCGATGGCGGCATGTTGACGACCGCCAATCCAGAATATGACCGGAAGTTCCGGCTCTGGCGCCAGCATGGTATGAGCGTTACCGATGCGGTTCGTCACGGCTCGAAACAGGTCATCTTCGAAGACTATGACGAGTTGGGATACAATTACCGGATGACCGATCTTCAAGCGGCCGTCGGACGCGAGCAGTTGCGGCGGCTGCCGGATCTGGTTGCCCAGCGCAGGCTGCTTGCCGAGCAATATTGCGAACGTCTGTCGACGATTGCCGGGCTTTCTCTGCCGGCCGAACCGCGATGGGCTCGCAGCAACTGGCAGAGCTTCTGTGTGAGATTGCCCGATACGGTCGACCAGCGGGCCGTCATGCAAAGCCTGCTCGATCAAGGTATCTCGACCCGGCGTGGCGTGATGAACATTCATCTGGAGAAAGCCTATTCTGGTGAGAACTCCTACCGCGCTGCCACGAGCCTGGTGCGAAGCGTGTCTGCGCAGCAGCAAACGATAATCCTGCCGCTTTATGCCCAGATGACGGTGTCCGACTTGGACCGGGTCGTTGAGGCACTTCGCGCAGCCGTTGCGGAAGCGACGGTCGGGGCCGCCAGCGTGCAACGTGCCGTGGAGGTCGCTGTCGCCTGA
- a CDS encoding glycosyltransferase family 2 protein, with product MQRVDVVIPCYNYSHFLQECVESVLSQAGVDVRVLILDDCSPDKTPEVGKALASRDQRVTYRRHAANMGHIATYNEGIDWAGGDLFLLLSADDYLLPGALDRSAELMRNYPDVGLVFGNALIAEPNGVSKRADPLGDNHVYPLQILSGRQFMRLSGARNLVPTPTAVVRTALQKQVGGYNKELPHAGDMEMWLRLASHAGVGFINADQAVYRQHAANMSLQYYGENILSDLRQRKKAFDILFSQAPDSLRKDKMLRRFLARDLGKQALRLAGIAFNNFDVATALAIQRFALEVSPDVRNSLPWIKLVCKQTIGPQYWYALNSIRRRAAA from the coding sequence TTGCAACGTGTTGATGTCGTAATTCCCTGCTATAACTATTCCCATTTCTTGCAGGAATGCGTTGAAAGCGTGCTTTCGCAAGCGGGTGTCGATGTGCGCGTGCTCATTCTGGATGACTGCTCGCCAGATAAGACGCCGGAAGTCGGAAAGGCCCTGGCATCCCGCGACCAGCGGGTCACCTATCGGCGGCACGCGGCAAACATGGGCCACATCGCCACTTATAATGAGGGGATCGATTGGGCAGGCGGTGACTTATTCCTGCTTCTTTCTGCGGATGATTATCTTTTGCCGGGCGCGCTGGACCGCTCGGCGGAGCTGATGCGCAACTATCCGGATGTGGGGTTGGTGTTCGGGAACGCGCTCATAGCTGAGCCAAATGGCGTGAGCAAGCGCGCTGATCCTCTCGGCGACAATCACGTGTACCCCCTGCAGATCTTGTCCGGCCGGCAATTCATGCGGTTGAGTGGAGCAAGGAATCTGGTTCCAACGCCGACTGCTGTCGTGAGGACGGCGCTGCAAAAGCAGGTCGGCGGCTATAACAAGGAACTGCCGCATGCCGGCGATATGGAAATGTGGCTGCGTCTCGCATCACATGCCGGCGTAGGGTTCATCAATGCTGATCAAGCAGTATATCGCCAACATGCTGCGAATATGTCGCTGCAATACTATGGAGAAAATATTCTTTCCGACCTTCGACAAAGAAAAAAGGCTTTTGATATCCTATTTAGCCAAGCGCCCGACAGCCTCCGGAAAGATAAGATGTTACGACGCTTTCTTGCCAGAGATCTCGGAAAACAGGCGCTTCGACTGGCTGGCATCGCATTCAACAACTTCGACGTTGCGACGGCCTTGGCCATTCAGCGTTTTGCATTGGAGGTTTCTCCTGATGTGCGAAATTCGTTGCCCTGGATCAAGTTGGTCTGCAAGCAAACGATCGGCCCACAGTACTGGTACGCCTTGAATTCTATTCGGCGAAGAGCTGCAGCATGA
- a CDS encoding Gfo/Idh/MocA family protein: protein MIGIAVVGYGYWGPNLVRNISEAAGAHLVSVCDLNVDRLAAVKSRYPAVTITDDFEEVLRDPRVDAIAIATPVFTHFKLAMQAMMAGKHVFVEKPMASTTEEASRMVEEAARRRLVLAVDHTFVHTGAVRKMRELVENGLGDMYYYDSVRVNLGLFQHDVSVIWDLAVHDLSILDHVVQERPVAVSATGMSHVLGEPENIAYLTLFFESKLIAHIHVNWLAPVKVRRTLIGGSNKMVVYDDLEPSEKIKVYDKGITLNPNSQAYGEKVHQMMVGYRSGDMWAPKLDMTEALKRELDQFVECIEQNSRPITDGHAGLRVVRILEAASRSLAQRGRIIELEEARRIA from the coding sequence ATGATCGGCATCGCTGTTGTTGGGTATGGATATTGGGGGCCGAATCTGGTTCGCAACATCTCGGAGGCAGCCGGAGCGCACCTCGTTTCCGTCTGTGATCTCAATGTTGACCGGTTGGCGGCTGTCAAAAGCCGCTACCCCGCCGTGACGATCACCGATGATTTCGAGGAAGTGTTGCGTGATCCAAGAGTGGATGCCATCGCTATCGCGACGCCGGTCTTCACCCATTTCAAGCTCGCAATGCAGGCTATGATGGCCGGAAAGCATGTCTTCGTCGAAAAGCCGATGGCATCGACGACGGAGGAAGCCTCGCGGATGGTCGAAGAGGCCGCACGCCGACGCCTCGTGCTGGCGGTGGATCATACCTTCGTCCACACCGGCGCCGTCCGCAAGATGCGCGAACTGGTCGAGAACGGCTTGGGCGACATGTATTATTATGACTCGGTTCGGGTCAATCTGGGGCTGTTTCAGCATGATGTCAGCGTCATCTGGGACCTCGCGGTGCATGATCTCTCCATCCTGGACCATGTTGTGCAGGAAAGGCCGGTGGCTGTTTCAGCGACAGGCATGAGCCATGTCCTCGGCGAGCCGGAAAACATCGCCTATCTGACGCTCTTCTTCGAAAGCAAGCTCATCGCACACATCCACGTCAATTGGCTGGCGCCGGTCAAGGTGCGCCGCACGCTGATCGGTGGCAGCAACAAGATGGTCGTCTACGACGATCTGGAGCCCAGCGAAAAAATCAAAGTCTACGACAAGGGCATCACGCTGAACCCCAATTCTCAGGCTTATGGCGAGAAAGTGCATCAGATGATGGTCGGCTACCGCAGCGGCGACATGTGGGCGCCCAAGCTCGATATGACCGAAGCACTCAAACGCGAACTGGATCAGTTCGTCGAGTGCATCGAGCAGAATTCGCGGCCCATTACGGACGGCCATGCCGGCCTGCGCGTCGTTCGCATTCTGGAGGCAGCAAGCCGGTCGTTAGCCCAGCGCGGTCGCATCATCGAGCTCGAAGAGGCAAGGCGCATCGCATGA
- a CDS encoding DegT/DnrJ/EryC1/StrS family aminotransferase: MIPFLDIKAQYQSIKGEIDAAVLGVLASGQYVLGDEVAYFEQEFADYCNVKHAIAVNTGTSALHLALLAAGVGPGDEVITVPFTFVATVSAICYTGARPVFVDVEPVTLTMDPAEVEAKITPRTKAIVPVHLYGQMADMDAIEAIAERHGIPVIEDACQAHGAQYKGHRAGSIGLSGCFSFYPGKNLGACGEGGMVVTNDDDQAKTMRMLRDWGQEQRYHHLLKGFNYRMDAIQGAILRVKLRHLEAWTEARRTHARRYSSLLAGSTVLTTPVEAADRRHVYHVYAVRSRDRDGLQRLLSAEGIPSGLHYPIPVHLQKAHADLGYQAGDFPVSEAAAREVLSLPIYPEMPVRHVDQVVAALEYAYVS, from the coding sequence ATGATCCCGTTCCTGGACATTAAGGCACAATATCAATCAATCAAGGGTGAGATCGACGCCGCCGTGCTCGGCGTCCTTGCCTCGGGGCAGTACGTATTGGGCGACGAGGTCGCGTATTTCGAGCAGGAATTCGCAGACTATTGCAACGTCAAACATGCGATAGCCGTCAACACCGGAACGAGTGCCTTGCATCTTGCCCTCCTTGCGGCGGGCGTTGGCCCTGGCGATGAGGTCATTACCGTGCCATTCACGTTCGTCGCAACCGTGTCGGCGATCTGCTACACGGGCGCACGACCTGTGTTCGTCGATGTTGAGCCCGTGACACTCACGATGGATCCGGCTGAGGTCGAGGCAAAGATTACTCCCCGGACCAAGGCGATTGTTCCCGTCCACCTCTACGGTCAAATGGCCGATATGGACGCGATCGAGGCAATTGCCGAGCGCCACGGCATACCCGTCATCGAAGACGCCTGCCAGGCCCATGGCGCGCAATACAAAGGCCACCGCGCCGGCAGTATCGGCCTATCCGGCTGCTTCAGCTTCTATCCGGGCAAAAACCTCGGCGCCTGCGGCGAGGGGGGTATGGTCGTTACCAATGACGATGATCAGGCGAAGACGATGCGCATGCTGCGAGACTGGGGTCAGGAGCAACGCTATCACCATCTGCTGAAGGGCTTTAACTATCGCATGGACGCCATTCAAGGCGCGATCCTGCGTGTCAAGCTCCGGCACCTTGAAGCCTGGACCGAGGCGCGGCGCACTCATGCGCGCCGCTACTCTTCGCTGCTTGCCGGATCGACGGTTTTGACGACCCCTGTCGAAGCAGCCGACCGGCGTCACGTCTATCATGTCTATGCCGTAAGAAGCCGTGATCGCGATGGGCTTCAACGCCTGCTTAGCGCGGAAGGCATTCCGTCCGGGCTCCATTATCCCATCCCTGTTCATTTGCAGAAAGCCCATGCCGACCTTGGTTACCAGGCCGGGGATTTCCCGGTCTCGGAAGCCGCGGCACGGGAGGTCCTATCATTGCCGATCTATCCAGAGATGCCTGTACGACACGTTGACCAGGTGGTCGCCGCGCTGGAGTACGCCTATGTCAGTTAA
- a CDS encoding acyltransferase, whose translation MIASNVKLDDGTIIHHPDLVNLYGCTIGAGTRIGTFVEIQKNVLVGKSCKISSHSFLCEGVTVEDGVFIGHGVMFTNDIYPRAVNPDSSLQTEADWIVVPTLVKRHASIGSNATILPGVTIGEAAQVGAGAVVTKDVPDGAIVAGVPARVIGRVNDGPVDMYALEGM comes from the coding sequence ATGATTGCATCAAACGTCAAGCTGGATGACGGCACCATTATCCACCATCCGGACCTCGTGAATCTTTACGGCTGTACGATCGGTGCGGGAACGCGCATTGGCACGTTCGTTGAGATCCAGAAAAACGTCCTGGTCGGAAAAAGCTGCAAGATCTCCAGCCATTCCTTTCTCTGTGAGGGCGTGACGGTGGAAGACGGCGTCTTCATAGGCCACGGGGTCATGTTTACGAATGACATATACCCGCGCGCCGTCAATCCGGATAGCAGCCTTCAGACGGAAGCCGACTGGATTGTCGTCCCGACCTTGGTCAAGCGCCATGCATCGATCGGAAGCAACGCCACCATTCTGCCTGGCGTAACGATCGGAGAGGCTGCGCAGGTCGGCGCCGGAGCGGTTGTAACAAAAGATGTGCCCGATGGCGCCATTGTCGCTGGCGTTCCGGCCAGGGTGATCGGTCGCGTCAATGACGGGCCAGTCGACATGTATGCGTTGGAGGGAATGTGA
- a CDS encoding LuxR C-terminal-related transcriptional regulator produces the protein MNSALIPNLDLRQENVALPLRIENNSNILAVSASQTHSLVILDNRELDRQCLAQCMAAQKADLQILAFGSIEEWKLKRDEYPPLSAILLNVGGKKIDEPAVSEQIRMISSEFASTPLIVLADSDDFGQIVKALEYGAKGFIPASVSVSVCMELIALSVAGGIFVPASALFAMRHLLDSSNSTARPLAGIFTDRQVEVVEALRRGKANKIIAYELNLRESTVKVHVRNIMKKVKATNRTEVVFKLNDLCQTGIPA, from the coding sequence GTGAATTCAGCACTTATACCGAATTTGGACCTTAGGCAGGAGAACGTAGCCCTTCCCCTCAGGATAGAAAATAACTCCAACATACTTGCTGTATCGGCAAGTCAAACGCATTCGCTTGTCATTCTCGATAATCGTGAGCTTGATCGGCAATGCCTGGCGCAATGCATGGCTGCCCAAAAGGCGGATTTGCAGATTCTGGCTTTTGGATCAATTGAGGAGTGGAAGCTGAAGCGCGACGAATATCCTCCGCTTTCGGCAATCCTCTTGAACGTCGGCGGCAAGAAGATCGATGAGCCGGCCGTATCGGAGCAAATCCGGATGATTTCGTCGGAATTCGCATCAACGCCACTTATCGTATTGGCTGATAGCGACGATTTCGGCCAAATCGTTAAAGCGCTCGAGTACGGGGCCAAGGGGTTCATACCCGCCTCAGTCAGCGTCAGCGTGTGTATGGAGCTGATCGCGCTGTCAGTGGCAGGAGGAATTTTTGTGCCTGCAAGCGCCCTGTTCGCCATGCGTCACTTGCTGGACTCGAGCAATTCGACCGCACGCCCGCTGGCCGGCATATTCACGGATCGTCAGGTCGAAGTCGTGGAGGCGCTCCGACGCGGAAAGGCGAATAAAATTATTGCTTATGAGCTCAACCTGCGAGAGAGCACTGTAAAGGTACATGTTCGCAATATCATGAAAAAGGTCAAAGCAACGAACAGGACGGAAGTCGTGTTCAAGCTCAACGACTTATGTCAAACCGGTATTCCGGCATGA